One genomic segment of Mytilus trossulus isolate FHL-02 chromosome 4, PNRI_Mtr1.1.1.hap1, whole genome shotgun sequence includes these proteins:
- the LOC134714183 gene encoding putative nuclease HARBI1 translates to MFIFFIKVMLALRFYASGSFLEVIGDTMGVDKATACRAVNDVTNALLSKKDQFIKWPARQEERDRNKQGFFRGGLFPGVIGCIDGTHVKIQAPSEDEPAYVNRKGWHSINVQGICDHEGKFINVDAQWPGSTHDSHMFRASDVSTYLQIRHRSIDDGFLLGDSGYACSKFLLTPYLHPATPSQEAYNRAHTRTRCTIERVFGWWKRRFHVLHGEVRMKPAKVCRIIGACAILHNIAIMLREPMEDDESGENQEDVGQMNYNGPEDGRSIRNFITTSYF, encoded by the exons atgttcattttttttattaaggtaATGCTAGCACTACGATTTTACGCTTCTGGAAGCTTTTTGGAAGTGATAGGAGACACGATGGGTGTGGATAAAGCCACAGCCTGTAGAGCAGTAAATGATGTAACAAATGCTCTCCTCTCAAAGAAGGATCAGTTTATTAAATGGCCAGCACGTCAAGAAGAAAGGGATCGAAATAAGCAGGGTTTCTTCCGTGGAGGTTTATTTCCAGGAGTGATTGGGTGTATCGATGGGACACACGTAAAGATACAAGCCCCATCGGAGGATGAACCCGCCTACGTTAATAGAAAAGGTTGGCACTCCATCAATGTGCAAGGCATATGTGACCATGAag GAAAATTTATAAACGTTGATGCACAGTGGCCAGGAAGTACCCATGACAGCCACATGTTCAGAGCCTCTGATGTCAGTACCTACCTACAAATTAGACACCGTTCCATAGATGACGGTTTTTTACTTGGTGACAGTGGCTATGCATGCTCAAAGTTCCTACTTACACCATATCTACATCCGGCTACACCTTCCCAAGAGGCATATAATAGAGCACATACCCGCACGCGTTGCACTATAGAAAGGGTATTTGGTTGGTGGAAGCGAAGGTTTCATGTGTTACATGGAGAAGTTCGCATGAAGCCCGCCAAAGTTTGCAGAATAATTGGTGCTTGTGCTATCCTACATAACATAGCTATCATGCTCCGGGAGCCAATGGAAGATGATGAATCTGGTGAAAATCAGGAAGATGTTGGTCAGATGAACTACAATGGTCCAGAGGATGGCAGGTCAATAAGAAACTTTATAACCACATCATATTTCTGA